A genomic stretch from uncultured Pseudodesulfovibrio sp. includes:
- a CDS encoding YkgJ family cysteine cluster protein: MQNDETQDFLASLPELEEGKTYCFKCYPGIECFNDCCSDLDMILTPYDILRMREALDMSSIDFLRVYTTGHHAPDTNFPVFKFRMTDDLARTCAFVTDKGCRIYNDRPGACRMYPLGRATKPDGKGGVSEQFFIVKEDHCKGFLEKDEWTGSSWKEDQGFQEYTAHNDRYMHILSRIKQEGRPVSEKMSHMATLALYKVDEFQRFITKMRLFERVEVDEKRQKAILENEHVALAFAMDWFELMLFHDTSKLKTKGVTPRGPACKS, from the coding sequence ATGCAGAACGATGAGACCCAAGATTTTCTGGCCTCTCTTCCCGAATTGGAAGAGGGCAAGACATATTGTTTTAAATGTTATCCCGGCATTGAGTGTTTTAATGACTGTTGTAGCGATCTGGATATGATCCTGACGCCTTACGACATCCTGCGCATGCGTGAAGCTCTGGATATGTCCAGTATTGATTTTTTGCGTGTGTATACTACCGGACATCATGCGCCGGACACCAACTTTCCGGTGTTCAAGTTCCGCATGACTGATGACTTGGCCCGAACCTGCGCCTTTGTTACTGACAAGGGGTGCCGCATTTACAATGACCGTCCGGGTGCCTGCCGCATGTATCCGTTGGGTCGTGCCACCAAACCAGACGGCAAGGGCGGCGTGTCCGAACAGTTTTTCATCGTCAAGGAAGACCACTGTAAGGGGTTCCTTGAAAAGGACGAATGGACTGGTTCATCATGGAAGGAAGATCAGGGTTTTCAGGAATATACTGCGCATAATGATCGGTACATGCACATCCTGTCCCGCATCAAGCAGGAAGGCCGCCCCGTCTCTGAAAAAATGAGCCATATGGCGACGCTGGCGCTGTATAAAGTCGACGAGTTTCAGCGGTTCATCACTAAAATGCGTCTTTTTGAACGCGTTGAGGTGGACGAAAAGCGTCAGAAAGCGATATTGGAAAACGAGCATGTCGCCTTGGCATTTGCCATGGACTGGTTTGAACTCATGCTTTTTCATGACACATCCAAATTGAAAACCAAGGGAGTGACGCCGCGTGGGCCTGCCTGCAAATCCTAA